CGACGAATTCCGTCACCGCGCTGACCCGGTCCTTGAGCAGATAACCGACGCCGCCGTCGCTCCCGAGGTCGAGCAGACGCGCGGCGTAGGACTGCTCCACGTACTGGCTGAGCACCAGGACCGGCAGCGCGGGGTGTTCGCGGCGCAGGGCGACGGCGGCGCGCAGGCCGTCGTCCGAGTGGTCCGGAGGCATGCGGATGTCGGTGACGACGATGTCGGGCCGTCGCGCGCGGACCGCGGTGATCAGGCTCTCCGCGTCACCGACCTCGGCCACGAGCCGGTGGCCGAACCGGGTCAGGACACCGACCAGGCCGTCGCGCATCAGCGGGGAGTCCTCGGCGAGGACGACGGTCAGCGACATGGGATCTCCGCGTGCAGCAGGGTGGGTCCACCGGCCGGGCTGGAGATCCGCAGTCTGCCGTCGGCGGCGGCGACCCGGTCGGCGAGGCCGACCAGACCGGTCCCGGCAGCCGGATCGGCGCCGCCCACACCGTTGTCGCTGATGCTCAGCGTCAGCACGTCGGCGTGCAGTCGCGCGTGCACCTCGGCACGGGTGGCCGCGCTGTGCTTGGTCGCGTTGGCGAGGGATTCGGCGACGACGAAGTACGCGGCCGTCTCCACGGCGGCGGGCGGCCGGTGCGGCAGCCGGATGTCGACCGTGACCGGCAGGACCGAGCGGGCGGTGAGATTGCCGACGGCCTCGGGCAGTCCGTGGTCCGTCAGCGCCTTGGGGTGCACGCCCCGGCTCAGCTCGCGCAACTCGTCGACTGCCAGGCCGACTTGTTCCTGCGCGCTGTCGAGCTGCCGGGCGACGGACGAGCCCGGCTCCGCGTCCAGCCGGGCCATGCCGAGCAGGACGTTGAGCGAGACGAGCCGCTGCTGGGCCCCGTCGTGCAGGTCCCGTTCGATCCTGCGGCGCTCCGCGTCGAAGGAGCCGACCAGCCGGGCCCGGGAGGCCCGTACCTCGGTCAGCCGCCGGCCGAGTTCCCCGTCGCGGGGGGCGAGGATCGCGCGGGTCATCGCGGCCCGCGCACCGGCCCAGACGGTGATGGTGTACGGCGCGACCGGCACCAGGCACACCGCGAGGACCGCCAGCGGCCAGGCACCCGGATCGTCGACGGGTGAGGTGGCGAGGAGCACCGGGACGCCCAGCGAGACCCCCAGTACCAGCACGTCCATCCACCACATCGCGGCCAACGACGCGGCGGTGAAGCCCAGTTCACGCCAGGTGGCGGGCTCCCGCAGCCGGGTGGCCAGCCAGCCGCGCGCTCCGGGGCCGTCCGGCGGGCGGTGCGGATCGGGGAGCGGGTCGGGGTCCATCAGGAGCAGCCGCCGGCGCTCGACACGGCTGACGACGATGCCGGACAGGCTCACGCCGAGGAGCAGTACGGCCCCGACGCCGACGACCAGCGAGACGACACCGGCGAGCGTCAGCGCCGCCAGGACCGTCAGGACGAGCGCGCCGAAGAGACCGCCGGTCAGGAGGTAGAGGAAGGAACGCCAGGGCCAGGAGGAGGTGAGGAACTTCCACGGGCTCTGACCCACGGCCCGCCAGGCTGTTGAATGGTGCACCCGTCGACCGTAGCCGCGGGCCGTGGTCAGGACAGTAGGACCAGCACTACCTTCGGACTCCCGTGCACGCCAATGCGCCGGGCCCCCGGCGGGCGGTGGGATACGGGGCATGTGGATCAGCACGAACAGACACGGTAGGAACAGCCCCGCCGGGAACGGGCTCCGGACCGGCGGCCGAGGGACGAGCGGGCACACCGGCTCCGCGCCCGCCCGGCGCTCGGCGGGGCGGCTCGTCG
This window of the Streptomyces niveus genome carries:
- a CDS encoding response regulator, producing MSLTVVLAEDSPLMRDGLVGVLTRFGHRLVAEVGDAESLITAVRARRPDIVVTDIRMPPDHSDDGLRAAVALRREHPALPVLVLSQYVEQSYAARLLDLGSDGGVGYLLKDRVSAVTEFVDAVARVAAGETVVDPEVVRQLLHRQQDPLQRLTPREREVLSLMAEGRANAAIARQLYVTEAAVNKHVSAILQKLDLRVDGEGHRRVLAVLAYLRA
- a CDS encoding sensor histidine kinase produces the protein MHHSTAWRAVGQSPWKFLTSSWPWRSFLYLLTGGLFGALVLTVLAALTLAGVVSLVVGVGAVLLLGVSLSGIVVSRVERRRLLLMDPDPLPDPHRPPDGPGARGWLATRLREPATWRELGFTAASLAAMWWMDVLVLGVSLGVPVLLATSPVDDPGAWPLAVLAVCLVPVAPYTITVWAGARAAMTRAILAPRDGELGRRLTEVRASRARLVGSFDAERRRIERDLHDGAQQRLVSLNVLLGMARLDAEPGSSVARQLDSAQEQVGLAVDELRELSRGVHPKALTDHGLPEAVGNLTARSVLPVTVDIRLPHRPPAAVETAAYFVVAESLANATKHSAATRAEVHARLHADVLTLSISDNGVGGADPAAGTGLVGLADRVAAADGRLRISSPAGGPTLLHAEIPCR